From Apium graveolens cultivar Ventura chromosome 9, ASM990537v1, whole genome shotgun sequence, the proteins below share one genomic window:
- the LOC141687066 gene encoding protein EXORDIUM-like 2: protein MVSNYTFAILLFFLLAICRPTTAALVKEQPLILKYHNGALLKGKISINLVWYGTFTPNQRSIIIDYLNSLSSGRRSTPPSAASWWSTTANYRGGASTVVVGKQILDEKYSLGKSLKTSHLIYLASKANTLRSVNVVLTAKDVAVEGFCMSRCGTHGSTRMKTGSIRFAYAWVGNSETKCPGQCAWPFHQPIYGPQTPPLVAPNGDVGVDGMIINLGTVLAGTVTNPFNNGYFQGPATAPLEAVSACTGVFGSGAYPGYPGKVLVDKSSGASYNVHGVNGRRFLVPAMWDPKTSTCRTMV from the coding sequence ATGGTCTCAAATTACACTTTTGCCATCCTCCTCTTTTTCTTGCTAGCCATTTGTAGACCTACAACGGCAGCTCTAGTAAAAGAACAACCTCTCATACTAAAATATCATAACGGTGCACTTCTTAAAGGAAAAATCTCAATAAATCTCGTATGGTACGGCACCTTCACTCCAAATCAGCGCTCTATAATTATCGATTATCTCAACTCCCTGAGCTCCGGCCGCCGTTCTACTCCTCCCTCCGCCGCCTCTTGGTGGAGTACAACCGCAAATTACCGCGGTGGTGCCTCTACTGTCGTGGTCGGAAAACAAATTCTCGACGAGAAATACTCTCTGGGAAAGTCTTTAAAAACTTCGCATCTTATATATTTGGCTTCTAAAGCTAACACGTTACGTTCTGTTAACGTTGTTTTGACGGCAAAGGACGTGGCTGTTGAAGGGTTTTGCATGAGCCGGTGCGGTACCCACGGGTCAACCCGAATGAAAACCGGGTCGATCCGGTTTGCGTACGCTTGGGTGGGTAACTCCGAGACTAAGTGTCCGGGTCAGTGTGCATGGCCGTTTCACCAACCCATTTACGGTCCTCAGACTCCGCCGTTAGTTGCACCGAACGGCGACGTTGGAGTTGACGGAATGATAATTAATTTGGGAACAGTTTTGGCGGGAACCGTGACGAACCCGTTTAATAACGGGTACTTTCAGGGTCCGGCAACGGCTCCGTTAGAAGCAGTTTCAGCGTGTACGGGTGTGTTCGGGTCGGGTGCGTATCCGGGTTACCCGGGAAAAGTGTTGGTGGATAAGAGTAGTGGGGCGAGCTATAATGTGCATGGGGTGAATGGGAGGAGATTTTTGGTTCCGGCAATGTGGGACCCAAAAACATCAACATGCAGAACAATGGTTTGA